Proteins encoded in a region of the Nocardia asteroides genome:
- a CDS encoding phytoene/squalene synthase family protein has translation MTEGRLPGSVLLPLAYRECRQIAATHGRTYFLATRLLSAERRPAVHALYAFARMVDDVVDRAGRPAVAPERSPAAEIDLIERDLRAALEAGTDETGSAGGAPLSSAEHWWTWEADQRPRTLILAAVIHTIHRYGIAAQHFWTFLDSMRMDAPGSPTFRNRYAGLGELREYMRGSAAAIGLQLLPVLGTVVPVPEAEPAAAALGEAFQLTNFLRDVAEDLDRDRVYLPADALAAFGVHDDLLRECRRTGLTDPRVRRALAHLVAVNRDLYRRAEPGIDLLEPRVRPAIRTAATLYADILHHIERSDYAVFDHRAVVPRHHRLRVAAAEFTTAALRGRFER, from the coding sequence ATGACCGAAGGCCGCCTACCGGGTTCCGTCCTGCTCCCGCTCGCCTACCGCGAGTGCAGGCAGATCGCCGCCACCCACGGGCGCACCTACTTCCTGGCCACCCGGCTGCTGTCGGCCGAGCGGCGGCCCGCCGTGCACGCGCTGTACGCGTTCGCGCGCATGGTCGACGACGTCGTCGACCGCGCGGGCAGGCCTGCCGTGGCGCCCGAGCGCTCGCCCGCCGCGGAGATCGATCTCATCGAGCGGGATCTGCGAGCGGCGCTCGAGGCGGGCACCGACGAAACGGGCAGCGCCGGCGGTGCGCCGCTGTCTTCTGCCGAGCACTGGTGGACATGGGAAGCCGACCAACGGCCGCGCACTCTCATCCTGGCCGCCGTCATCCACACCATCCACCGGTACGGCATCGCCGCCCAGCACTTCTGGACGTTCCTGGATTCCATGCGGATGGACGCGCCGGGGTCCCCGACCTTCCGCAACCGCTACGCCGGCCTGGGCGAGCTGCGCGAATACATGCGCGGCTCGGCGGCCGCGATCGGTTTGCAACTACTGCCCGTGCTCGGCACGGTCGTCCCGGTGCCGGAGGCCGAGCCGGCCGCCGCCGCGCTGGGCGAAGCGTTCCAGCTGACGAACTTCCTGCGCGATGTCGCGGAGGATCTCGACCGCGACCGGGTCTATCTGCCCGCCGACGCCCTCGCCGCGTTCGGCGTTCACGACGACCTGCTGCGCGAGTGCCGTCGCACCGGGCTGACCGACCCGCGCGTCCGCCGCGCTCTCGCCCACCTCGTCGCGGTCAACCGGGATCTCTACCGCCGCGCCGAACCCGGCATCGACTTGCTCGAACCACGCGTCCGCCCCGCCATCCGCACCGCGGCCACCCTCTACGCCGACATTTTGCACCACATCGAACGCAGCGACTACGCCGTCTTCGACCACCGTGCCGTAGTCCCCCGCCACCACCGCCTCCGCGTCGCCGCCGCCGAATTCACCACAGCCGCCTTGCGCGGCAGATTCGAGCGCTGA
- a CDS encoding alpha-(1->6)-mannopyranosyltransferase A codes for MASPETRTAEAASTGGTRPSPASARRESAAPRGFLWSMRASADFARSPEGHAALLGFFGAIMITFGGFGAGSVRKRDPLLEAMHLSWLRFGHGYALSTICIWVGVLLMVTAWVRLGRATIGTGDRTGAGVTLNELRAIVGIWIAPLLFAVPMFSRDAYSYLAQGALLRDGFDPYQVGPVANPGVLLDNVSPVWTTTTAPYGPVFLLLGRAITAVTGDNVVAGTIAMRLVMLPGLALMMWAVPYLTKHLGGKPTVALWLAVLNPLVLIHLIGGVHNEMLMVGLMCAGIALVLERHHVAGIVVVAIGVAIKATAGVALPFLVWIWMLHERERRAAQRVGRDPEHLPASEQPGDAAEPTEDMPHPALMFAKIAGLGLSVFAVVFVAASAIAGVGIGWLTALSGSKKIINWLSLPTVMAHAITWITPLRLELVLEVTRAMCALALVAVLAWTWWRFRHSEREAVLGILIAFVAIVILSPAALPWYYSWPLALAAGFALSTTTLMTLVGVCTWLMLVFQPDGSIGLYNFWHVVAATFAAGVAAMSLRTVDPLRLRAAPPGNVTATPGEATASAATP; via the coding sequence ATGGCATCCCCCGAAACGCGCACCGCAGAGGCCGCCTCCACCGGTGGCACCCGCCCCTCGCCCGCCTCGGCACGTCGCGAATCGGCCGCCCCCCGTGGTTTCCTGTGGTCGATGCGCGCCTCCGCCGACTTCGCCAGAAGCCCGGAGGGCCATGCCGCCCTGCTCGGGTTCTTCGGCGCGATCATGATCACCTTCGGCGGGTTCGGGGCGGGCAGCGTCCGCAAGCGGGATCCGCTGCTGGAGGCCATGCACCTGTCCTGGCTGCGGTTCGGGCACGGCTACGCGCTGTCGACCATCTGCATCTGGGTCGGCGTGCTGCTCATGGTCACCGCCTGGGTACGGCTCGGGCGCGCCACGATCGGCACGGGCGACCGGACCGGCGCCGGGGTGACGCTCAACGAACTGCGCGCCATCGTCGGCATCTGGATCGCGCCGCTGCTGTTCGCCGTGCCGATGTTCAGCCGCGACGCCTACTCCTACCTCGCCCAGGGCGCGCTGCTGCGCGACGGCTTCGACCCCTATCAGGTAGGACCGGTCGCGAATCCCGGCGTGCTGCTGGACAACGTCAGTCCCGTATGGACCACGACCACCGCGCCCTACGGCCCGGTCTTCCTGCTGCTCGGACGCGCGATCACCGCCGTGACCGGCGACAACGTGGTGGCAGGCACCATCGCGATGCGGCTGGTCATGCTGCCCGGCTTGGCGCTGATGATGTGGGCGGTGCCGTATCTGACCAAGCACCTCGGCGGCAAGCCGACCGTGGCGTTGTGGCTGGCGGTACTCAACCCCCTGGTGCTGATCCACCTGATCGGCGGCGTGCACAACGAGATGCTGATGGTCGGCCTGATGTGCGCGGGCATCGCGCTGGTGCTGGAACGCCACCACGTGGCGGGCATCGTGGTCGTCGCCATCGGCGTGGCCATCAAGGCGACCGCGGGCGTGGCGCTGCCGTTCCTGGTCTGGATCTGGATGCTGCACGAACGCGAACGCCGCGCGGCGCAGCGGGTCGGGCGCGATCCCGAGCACCTGCCCGCGAGCGAGCAACCCGGCGACGCCGCGGAGCCCACCGAGGACATGCCGCATCCGGCGCTGATGTTCGCCAAGATCGCTGGGCTTGGCCTGAGCGTGTTCGCGGTGGTGTTCGTCGCCGCCTCGGCCATCGCCGGCGTCGGTATCGGCTGGCTGACCGCGCTGTCCGGGTCGAAGAAGATCATCAACTGGCTGTCGCTGCCGACCGTGATGGCGCACGCGATCACCTGGATCACGCCGCTGCGGCTGGAGTTGGTACTCGAAGTCACCCGCGCGATGTGCGCGCTGGCCTTGGTCGCCGTGCTGGCCTGGACCTGGTGGCGGTTCCGGCACAGCGAGCGAGAGGCCGTGCTGGGCATCCTGATCGCGTTCGTCGCGATCGTCATCCTCTCCCCCGCCGCGCTGCCCTGGTACTACTCGTGGCCGCTGGCACTGGCCGCCGGGTTCGCGCTGTCCACGACGACGCTGATGACGCTGGTCGGCGTGTGCACCTGGCTCATGCTGGTCTTCCAGCCGGACGGTTCGATCGGCCTGTACAACTTCTGGCACGTCGTCGCCGCCACCTTCGCCGCGGGTGTGGCGGCAATGTCGCTGCGCACGGTGGACCCGCTGCGGCTGCGCGCCGCGCCGCCGGGCAACGTCACGGCCACGCCCGGCGAAGCCACCGCTTCGGCCGCCACCCCATGA
- the pknB gene encoding Stk1 family PASTA domain-containing Ser/Thr kinase: protein MLEGRYRIDAPIARGGMSMVFRGVDTRLDRPVAIKVMDPKFAGDPQFLSRFEFEARAVAKLKHPSLVAVYDQGVDGDHPFLIMELVEGGTLRELLRERGPMPPHAVRAVAEPVLAAIGVAHSAGLVHRDIKPENVLISDAGEVKIADFGLVRAVAAANTTSASVILGTAAYLSPEQVTSGSADSRSDVYSFGVLIFEMLTGRVPFTGDTSISVAYQRIENDVPSPSGFISGVPPEFDELVAKATAREPAHRFADANEMAAALRRIGAALRLPAYRVPAPQESAEHLSATYRAVSPDRDDQPGFAGASPQEPHAPQPVQHTRVVTAQRPRLDYSPPDDYDRPQPVRQAQPAPPYSPYAGDLSRSRRTVWLWVAIVAILTLVVGIGGWWLGFGRYSPVPPIAGLETDKAVATLQNAGFETEIRQRASDTIPVGGVVGSDPSAGSKITKGSTVAVLISNGKPKVPDVKPGDQASKVNQLIRDNGLQPVDAGEESSTAPKGSVSRVEPRPGTVLPLGAQVKVYRSKGSQPVKVPDVRGKPAAEATKILTDAGITVRETQIQFDRGVDADKAIGTQPGAGATIQSGDGVVLLVSNALKMPDVRGWTVANARAKLESLGLQVEVKQLARADSSLVVSQTPAIGVNIEAGDTVTIVALP, encoded by the coding sequence ATGCTGGAAGGGCGCTATCGGATCGATGCGCCGATCGCCCGCGGCGGAATGTCGATGGTCTTCCGCGGGGTCGACACCCGCCTGGACCGGCCGGTCGCCATCAAGGTGATGGATCCGAAGTTCGCCGGCGACCCGCAGTTCCTGTCCCGATTCGAGTTCGAGGCGCGCGCGGTCGCCAAGCTCAAGCATCCGTCGCTGGTCGCGGTGTACGACCAGGGCGTCGACGGCGACCATCCCTTCTTGATCATGGAGCTCGTCGAGGGCGGCACACTGCGCGAACTGCTGCGCGAACGCGGCCCGATGCCGCCACACGCGGTGCGCGCCGTCGCCGAGCCGGTGCTCGCGGCGATCGGCGTCGCGCATTCGGCGGGGCTGGTGCACCGCGACATCAAGCCGGAGAACGTGCTGATCTCCGACGCGGGCGAGGTGAAGATCGCCGATTTCGGCTTGGTGCGCGCGGTGGCCGCTGCGAACACCACGTCGGCGAGCGTCATCCTCGGCACCGCGGCCTATCTGTCTCCCGAGCAGGTCACCAGCGGCTCCGCCGATTCCCGCAGCGACGTCTACTCCTTCGGCGTGCTGATCTTCGAGATGCTCACCGGCCGGGTCCCGTTCACCGGTGACACGTCGATCTCGGTGGCCTACCAGCGCATCGAGAACGACGTGCCGAGCCCGAGCGGATTCATCTCCGGGGTGCCGCCGGAATTCGACGAGCTGGTGGCCAAGGCCACGGCGCGGGAGCCCGCGCACCGGTTCGCGGACGCGAACGAGATGGCGGCCGCGCTGCGGCGGATCGGCGCCGCGCTGCGATTGCCCGCCTATCGGGTGCCCGCGCCGCAGGAGTCCGCCGAACATCTCAGCGCCACCTATCGAGCCGTGTCACCGGATCGCGACGACCAACCGGGTTTCGCCGGAGCGTCGCCACAGGAGCCCCATGCGCCGCAGCCGGTGCAGCACACCAGAGTGGTGACCGCTCAGCGTCCGCGCCTCGACTACAGCCCGCCCGACGACTACGACCGGCCGCAGCCTGTGCGGCAAGCCCAACCCGCACCGCCGTATTCGCCCTACGCCGGCGACCTCAGCCGATCCCGGCGCACGGTGTGGCTGTGGGTGGCCATCGTCGCGATTCTCACGCTGGTGGTCGGTATCGGCGGCTGGTGGCTGGGTTTCGGCCGCTATTCACCGGTCCCGCCGATCGCCGGACTGGAAACCGACAAGGCGGTCGCGACGCTCCAGAACGCGGGGTTCGAGACCGAGATCCGGCAGCGGGCGTCGGACACCATCCCGGTCGGCGGTGTGGTCGGCAGCGACCCGTCGGCCGGATCCAAGATCACCAAAGGGTCCACGGTCGCGGTCCTGATCTCCAATGGCAAGCCCAAGGTGCCGGACGTCAAGCCGGGCGACCAGGCGTCGAAGGTCAACCAGTTGATCCGGGACAACGGGCTGCAACCGGTCGATGCCGGGGAGGAGTCCAGCACCGCACCCAAAGGGTCGGTCTCCAGGGTGGAGCCGAGACCGGGAACCGTGCTGCCGCTCGGCGCGCAGGTGAAGGTCTACCGCAGCAAGGGGTCTCAGCCGGTGAAGGTCCCCGACGTGCGCGGCAAACCGGCCGCCGAGGCCACCAAGATCCTCACCGACGCCGGGATCACCGTCCGGGAGACCCAGATCCAGTTCGACCGCGGCGTCGATGCGGACAAGGCCATCGGCACCCAGCCGGGGGCGGGCGCCACCATCCAATCCGGCGACGGCGTGGTGCTGCTGGTGTCCAATGCGTTGAAGATGCCCGATGTGCGCGGGTGGACCGTCGCCAACGCCCGCGCCAAGCTGGAAAGCCTCGGGTTACAGGTCGAGGTGAAGCAATTGGCGCGGGCCGACAGCTCGCTGGTGGTCTCGCAGACCCCGGCCATCGGAGTCAACATCGAGGCGGGCGACACCGTCACGATCGTGGCGCTGCCCTAG
- a CDS encoding DNA-binding protein: MSAFPCSDDVLPQSVTLVSLPEVADRLGLVVTRVHQMLRDHQLIAVRRDGVAGVPERFFDDTGAVVKPLPGLITVMRDAKYTDEEILEWIFTEDDTLPGKPIDALHGPLAREVLRRAAAEPI, translated from the coding sequence GTGAGTGCATTTCCCTGCAGTGACGACGTCCTTCCGCAGTCGGTGACCTTGGTGTCGCTGCCGGAGGTGGCCGACCGACTCGGGCTGGTGGTGACCCGGGTGCACCAGATGCTGCGCGACCACCAACTGATCGCCGTCCGCAGAGACGGCGTGGCGGGCGTGCCGGAACGGTTCTTCGACGACACCGGCGCGGTCGTGAAGCCCCTCCCCGGACTGATCACCGTGATGCGCGACGCCAAGTACACCGACGAGGAGATCCTGGAGTGGATCTTCACCGAAGACGACACCCTCCCCGGTAAGCCGATCGATGCCCTGCACGGCCCACTGGCCCGCGAAGTCCTGCGCCGGGCGGCCGCCGAACCGATCTGA